Proteins from a single region of Gossypium arboreum isolate Shixiya-1 chromosome 1, ASM2569848v2, whole genome shotgun sequence:
- the LOC108467092 gene encoding receptor-like serine/threonine-protein kinase SD1-8 isoform X1 has translation MIPKTQFVYPVLLLMFSSHILKYSNAVVDTISPGQQLNISQTIVSAGKMFELGFFSPTNSTNYHMGIWYKNIPGKTVVWIANRDYPVTGSAVLSISVDGNLVIRHGRIVYMVTDIVTNGNVTATLLDSGNLVVRDEKSNTLWQSFDFPCNTFLPGMRLGYDNRNGKSWSYISWKSDDDPSPGNYTLKLDSEQGNRILILNGDDEYWRSKLWEEDSNVFESPPEVRLNMFNFSFVSNLSITYLTYNLYREDLISRLMIDSNGRLRQFSWSGNEWDVLNSQPRNACDVLAYCGGNSSCTEVPSPNCSCLPGFKPNSPELWNKADYKFGCSMISGLQCGNDTNIKGAEDGFRMLSKVVLPKNPLPLQAQTLSDCRSSCLNDCSCAGFSYISQSCSIWIGELRNLQQLSADDISGTDFFLKLPAAELGTGKRTPSKRKQLIIIISVTISASILASALFIWKVKMKMHKRTGEDLLSFDLSISPEPTKNEQSGVKQRQKHKKEVEIPIFSFSSVSAATNNFSLSNKLGEGGFGPVYKGKLLKGNEVAVKRLSRKSGQGWNELKNEAVLIAKLQHKNLVKLLGCCIEGDEKILVYEYLPNKSLDLFLFGTNNIFTLAWGTRIRIVDGIAQGLLYLHQFSRLQIIHRDLKASNILLDEDMNPKISDFGMARSFGGTEPQATDKIVGTYGYMAPEYALEGVFSVKSDVFSFGVLLLEILSGMKNTGFYQSSSLNLLGYAWDLWISSRPLELMDIVMKDSSCANAAIRYINIALLCVQEHAADRPTMSAVVLMLSNELTSLPSPKKPAFSNVRSMVDSIPNPSHWKPETCSENELTISDMDAR, from the exons atgATCCCAAAAACCCAATTTGTTTATCCTGTTCTCCTGCTGATGTTCTCATCCCACATACTCAAATATTCAAATGCTGTGGTGGACACAATCTCACCAGGGCAACAGCTGAATATCTCACAAACTATAGTATCAGCTGGTAAAATGTTTGAATTAGGATTTTTTTCCCCTACCAATTCAACCAATTACCATATGGGAATTTGGTACAAGAATATCCCGGGGAAAACAGTTGTTTGGATAGCAAACCGAGATTATCCTGTCACTGGTTCCGCAGTTCTAAGTATTAGTGTTGATGGTAACCTAGTGATCAGGCATGGTAGGATAGTCTACATGGTGACAGATATAGTAACTAATGGAAATGTCACTGCTACATTGTTGGATTCGGGAAATCTTGTTGTGAGAGATGAAAAATCTAACACCTTATGGCAGAGCTTTGACTTCCCTTGTAATACTTTCTTGCCTGGGATGAGACTTGGATATGATAACAGGAATGGAAAAAGCTGGTCATATATCTCTTGGAAAAGTGATGATGACCCAAGTCCTGGAAATTACACCTTGAAATTAGATTCTGAACAAGGAAATAGGATTCTGATATTGAATGGAGATGATGAATACTGGAGATCTAAGCTTTGGGAAGAGGATTCCAACGTATTTGAGAGCCCTCCAGAAGTGAGATTGAACATGTTCAATTTTAGCTTTGTTTCTAATCTCTCCATAACTTATCTTACTTACAACCTCTATAGGGAAGACCTCATTAGTAGATTGATGATTGATTCAAATGGACGGCTAAGACAGTTTTCATGGTCGGGAAATGAGTGGGATGTGTTGAACTCCCAACCTAGAAACGCTTGCGATGTTCTTGCTTACTGTGGAGGCAATTCGAGCTGCACCGAAGTTCCATCACCAAATTGTAGCTGTTTACCTGGATTTAAACCAAACTCACCAGAACTTTGGAACAAAGCAGACTATAAGTTTGGATGCTCAATGATAAGTGGTTTGCAGTGTGGCAATGACACTAACATCAAGGGTGCAGAGGATGGATTTCGTATGCTGTCTAAAGTAGTACTTCCAAAGAACCCGCTGCCTCTACAGGCTCAGACTCTAAGTGATTGCCGTTCATCCTGCTTGAATGACTGCTCCTGTGCTGGTTTTTCTTATATCAGTCAAAGTTGCTCCATCTGGATTGGTGAACTTAGGAATTTGCAGCAACTTTCAGCTGATGACATTTCTGGCACAGATTTTTTTCTCAAGCTACCGGCTGCTGAATTGGGTACAGGAA AACGCACACCAAGTAAGAGGAAgcagttaattattattatatcagTGACCATCTCAGCGTCGATTCTTGCTTCAGCCTTGTTCATTTGGAAAGTGAAGATGAAAATGCACAAAAGAACAG GGGAGGACTTGTTATCGTTTGATCTTAGCATTAGTCCAGAACCTACCAAAAATGAACAATCTGGTGTAAAACAACGCCAGAAACATAAGAAGGAAGTGGAGATTCCAATCTTCAGCTTTTCTAGCGTTTCTGCTGCCACAAACAACTTCTCCCTCTCAAATAAACTTGGAGAAGGTGGTTTTGGACCTGTATACAAG ggaaaattattgaAAGGGAATGAAGTAGCTGTAAAAAGGCTGTCAAGAAAATCTGGACAAGGTTGGAATGAGTTAAAAAATGAGGCAGTGCTCATAGCCAAACTCCAACACAAGAATCTTGTGAAACTTCTTGGTTGTTGTATTGAAGGAGATGAAAAGATTCTTGTCTATGAGTATTTGCCAAACAAGAGCTTAGACTTATTCCTCTTTG GTACCAATAACATTTTTACACTAGCTTGGGGAACTCGTATTCGGATCGTTGACGGGATTGCTCAAGGTCTACTTTATCTCCATCAATTTTCCAGGCTACAGATTATTCACAGGGATTTGAAGGCCAGCAACATTTTGTTGGATGAAGACATGAATCCAAAAATTTCAGATTTTGGGATGGCAAGAAGTTTTGGAGGCACCGAACCACAAGCAACCGACAAAATTGTTGGAACTTA TGGCTACATGGCTCCTGAGTATGCTCTCGAAGGTGTCTTCTCTGTGAAATCAGATGTCTTCAGCTTCGGAGTTTTGTTGTTAGAGATTTTAAGTGGCATGAAGAACACTGGCTTTTATCAGAGCAGTTCCCTCAATCTTCTAGGATAT GCATGGGATCTGTGGATAAGCAGTAGGCCATTGGAGTTGATGGATATTGTAATGAAAGATAGTTCTTGTGCCAATGCAGCAATTAGATACATTAACATTGCACTTCTGTGTGTTCAAGAACATGCAGCCGACAGACCAACCATGTCTGCGGTTGTCCTGATGCTGAGCAATGAACTTACCAGCTTACCTTCTCCAAAAAAACCAGCTTTCTCAAATGTCAGAAGTATGGTAGACTCAATCCCAAATCCAAGTCACTGGAAGCCAGAGACCTGTTCTGAGAACGAACTAACAATCTCAGATATGGATGCTCGATGA
- the LOC108467092 gene encoding receptor-like serine/threonine-protein kinase SD1-8 isoform X2 translates to MIPKTQFVYPVLLLMFSSHILKYSNAVVDTISPGQQLNISQTIVSAGKMFELGFFSPTNSTNYHMGIWYKNIPGKTVVWIANRDYPVTGSAVLSISVDGNLVIRHGRIVYMVTDIVTNGNVTATLLDSGNLVVRDEKSNTLWQSFDFPCNTFLPGMRLGYDNRNGKSWSYISWKSDDDPSPGNYTLKLDSEQGNRILILNGDDEYWRSKLWEEDSNVFESPPEVRLNMFNFSFVSNLSITYLTYNLYREDLISRLMIDSNGRLRQFSWSGNEWDVLNSQPRNACDVLAYCGGNSSCTEVPSPNCSCLPGFKPNSPELWNKADYKFGCSMISGLQCGNDTNIKGAEDGFRMLSKVVLPKNPLPLQAQTLSDCRSSCLNDCSCAGFSYISQSCSIWIGELRNLQQLSADDISGTDFFLKLPAAELGTGKRTPSKRKQLIIIISVTISASILASALFIWKVKMKMHKRTGEDLLSFDLSISPEPTKNEQSGVKQRQKHKKEVEIPIFSFSSVSAATNNFSLSNKLGEGGFGPVYKGKLLKGNEVAVKRLSRKSGQGTNNIFTLAWGTRIRIVDGIAQGLLYLHQFSRLQIIHRDLKASNILLDEDMNPKISDFGMARSFGGTEPQATDKIVGTYGYMAPEYALEGVFSVKSDVFSFGVLLLEILSGMKNTGFYQSSSLNLLGYAWDLWISSRPLELMDIVMKDSSCANAAIRYINIALLCVQEHAADRPTMSAVVLMLSNELTSLPSPKKPAFSNVRSMVDSIPNPSHWKPETCSENELTISDMDAR, encoded by the exons atgATCCCAAAAACCCAATTTGTTTATCCTGTTCTCCTGCTGATGTTCTCATCCCACATACTCAAATATTCAAATGCTGTGGTGGACACAATCTCACCAGGGCAACAGCTGAATATCTCACAAACTATAGTATCAGCTGGTAAAATGTTTGAATTAGGATTTTTTTCCCCTACCAATTCAACCAATTACCATATGGGAATTTGGTACAAGAATATCCCGGGGAAAACAGTTGTTTGGATAGCAAACCGAGATTATCCTGTCACTGGTTCCGCAGTTCTAAGTATTAGTGTTGATGGTAACCTAGTGATCAGGCATGGTAGGATAGTCTACATGGTGACAGATATAGTAACTAATGGAAATGTCACTGCTACATTGTTGGATTCGGGAAATCTTGTTGTGAGAGATGAAAAATCTAACACCTTATGGCAGAGCTTTGACTTCCCTTGTAATACTTTCTTGCCTGGGATGAGACTTGGATATGATAACAGGAATGGAAAAAGCTGGTCATATATCTCTTGGAAAAGTGATGATGACCCAAGTCCTGGAAATTACACCTTGAAATTAGATTCTGAACAAGGAAATAGGATTCTGATATTGAATGGAGATGATGAATACTGGAGATCTAAGCTTTGGGAAGAGGATTCCAACGTATTTGAGAGCCCTCCAGAAGTGAGATTGAACATGTTCAATTTTAGCTTTGTTTCTAATCTCTCCATAACTTATCTTACTTACAACCTCTATAGGGAAGACCTCATTAGTAGATTGATGATTGATTCAAATGGACGGCTAAGACAGTTTTCATGGTCGGGAAATGAGTGGGATGTGTTGAACTCCCAACCTAGAAACGCTTGCGATGTTCTTGCTTACTGTGGAGGCAATTCGAGCTGCACCGAAGTTCCATCACCAAATTGTAGCTGTTTACCTGGATTTAAACCAAACTCACCAGAACTTTGGAACAAAGCAGACTATAAGTTTGGATGCTCAATGATAAGTGGTTTGCAGTGTGGCAATGACACTAACATCAAGGGTGCAGAGGATGGATTTCGTATGCTGTCTAAAGTAGTACTTCCAAAGAACCCGCTGCCTCTACAGGCTCAGACTCTAAGTGATTGCCGTTCATCCTGCTTGAATGACTGCTCCTGTGCTGGTTTTTCTTATATCAGTCAAAGTTGCTCCATCTGGATTGGTGAACTTAGGAATTTGCAGCAACTTTCAGCTGATGACATTTCTGGCACAGATTTTTTTCTCAAGCTACCGGCTGCTGAATTGGGTACAGGAA AACGCACACCAAGTAAGAGGAAgcagttaattattattatatcagTGACCATCTCAGCGTCGATTCTTGCTTCAGCCTTGTTCATTTGGAAAGTGAAGATGAAAATGCACAAAAGAACAG GGGAGGACTTGTTATCGTTTGATCTTAGCATTAGTCCAGAACCTACCAAAAATGAACAATCTGGTGTAAAACAACGCCAGAAACATAAGAAGGAAGTGGAGATTCCAATCTTCAGCTTTTCTAGCGTTTCTGCTGCCACAAACAACTTCTCCCTCTCAAATAAACTTGGAGAAGGTGGTTTTGGACCTGTATACAAG ggaaaattattgaAAGGGAATGAAGTAGCTGTAAAAAGGCTGTCAAGAAAATCTGGACAAG GTACCAATAACATTTTTACACTAGCTTGGGGAACTCGTATTCGGATCGTTGACGGGATTGCTCAAGGTCTACTTTATCTCCATCAATTTTCCAGGCTACAGATTATTCACAGGGATTTGAAGGCCAGCAACATTTTGTTGGATGAAGACATGAATCCAAAAATTTCAGATTTTGGGATGGCAAGAAGTTTTGGAGGCACCGAACCACAAGCAACCGACAAAATTGTTGGAACTTA TGGCTACATGGCTCCTGAGTATGCTCTCGAAGGTGTCTTCTCTGTGAAATCAGATGTCTTCAGCTTCGGAGTTTTGTTGTTAGAGATTTTAAGTGGCATGAAGAACACTGGCTTTTATCAGAGCAGTTCCCTCAATCTTCTAGGATAT GCATGGGATCTGTGGATAAGCAGTAGGCCATTGGAGTTGATGGATATTGTAATGAAAGATAGTTCTTGTGCCAATGCAGCAATTAGATACATTAACATTGCACTTCTGTGTGTTCAAGAACATGCAGCCGACAGACCAACCATGTCTGCGGTTGTCCTGATGCTGAGCAATGAACTTACCAGCTTACCTTCTCCAAAAAAACCAGCTTTCTCAAATGTCAGAAGTATGGTAGACTCAATCCCAAATCCAAGTCACTGGAAGCCAGAGACCTGTTCTGAGAACGAACTAACAATCTCAGATATGGATGCTCGATGA